The proteins below come from a single Dehalococcoidia bacterium genomic window:
- a CDS encoding UGSC family (seleno)protein, protein MTTLIDPTDERVPIRRELTRRPESISGTVALLDISKPRGDVLIAELEARLHERLPEVTIKRYKKPTFTKPAPDALRREIAQEADFVIEALADUGSCTTCSVHDTVWFEIQGKPSVFVASNVFVSAAEAQSAALGLPQVRRVFVPHPIQDATDEEMRAKADAIVDEVIAALVD, encoded by the coding sequence ATGACCACCCTCATCGATCCCACGGACGAACGGGTGCCGATTCGGCGTGAGCTGACGCGCCGGCCGGAGTCGATCAGCGGCACGGTGGCGCTGCTGGACATCAGCAAGCCGCGCGGCGACGTGCTGATCGCGGAGCTGGAGGCGCGGCTGCACGAGCGGCTGCCCGAGGTCACGATCAAGCGCTACAAGAAGCCGACCTTCACCAAGCCGGCGCCGGACGCGCTGCGCCGCGAGATCGCGCAGGAGGCGGACTTCGTCATCGAAGCCCTTGCCGATTGAGGGTCCTGCACGACGTGCAGTGTGCACGACACGGTGTGGTTCGAGATCCAGGGCAAGCCCAGCGTCTTCGTCGCCTCAAACGTTTTCGTCAGCGCCGCGGAGGCGCAGTCGGCGGCGCTGGGGCTGCCGCAGGTGCGGCGCGTCTTCGTGCCGCATCCGATCCAGGACGCGACCGACGAGGAGATGCGGGCGAAAGCCGACGCGATCGTGGACGAGGTGATCGCCGCGCTGGTGGACTGA